Proteins encoded together in one Penicillium digitatum chromosome 1, complete sequence window:
- a CDS encoding High affinity cAMP phosphodiesterase, putative, which translates to MVDRVDCAGLYIDDRVRSERWVRRNSIDASTISSAGSFATPEEPEALQADVEQLLLVCKQVYLCHNGSSFAAKLAELTDRSGSECDPIFAFFEVDFSGEESNLARRKASRASWADNAPPSPSSIHRAFTFSTQSDEARGLSLLSGVSNDIQAQEGPNLVIPIAILRLPPTDAFSNNAATGPTSHPDPPGPLTVEYKQIARCLDAGAMDVLTAPLDRSRIQGLVVHAYRTRKAAQREMSRFLARRKQRKLSWVGVHDEQPYSYLREAMVSKLMKGICNPEEVIHDEFQELDLNLDPARIPFIKEQVGSWKFCAHQFTEDELVFGACEMIQHAFTMPGLDPWRLTPDELQTFLLACRAAYNSFVLYHNFRHAIDVLQSVFSFLLQIGALPPYESTGQSPVPETPITSLLTPFDTLTLLISAIGHDVGHPGVNNFFLVKLNAPLAQLYNDNSVLEAFHCAAFSQILRRHWPAAFKDNQLRKLLISSILATDMGVHQKFMQRMGSFQERFYENHRSVDGWKPQDVDMYKTLICGLLIKCADISNVARPWKVAKKWTQILQEEFANQGEMEREVGMETALFGGPPELGNIYKLATGQIGFMSIFALPLFEGISDLLPQLHFTTDHIRRNQAQWQELSNEELKKQGLPIEKRPEITVSPRSHSPEPPERPPVDSGDGAADRVKYSMSPDSGEFNENNLEPVVSPDTAGPQIEITGSPLALATASRKSSSAMPDLSRFSIPGMPESTRGSLTTQLHHPPSETSPVTDDPALLAAVLYANSACGGGSAAGPVERNHASGAAERLSNSRQGLPHGSQRGSQRHHMHNSSSARTGSNRNSCTRTQSIYSNIMSPRSPATNTSSYLAVDSGDEKRGSGDSAAPSDLGGLDNNSTRPSTADVYPSNLSEPAGGYSPGRSSIIARGQTRSADGTGKDFSRLGPHGTRSTTHSTITGESIKNEPPPVDDSQGTRRLPKKRSRLRLAFWKRRNHSHEVRGET; encoded by the exons ATGGTTGACCGCGTGGATTGCGCAGGCCTATACATTGACGACCGAGTGCGGTCGGAGAGATGGGTGCGCAGAAATTCTATCGATGCTTCAACAATATCGTCCGCGGGTTCCTTTGCAACCCCCGAAGAACCAGAGGCCCTACAGGCAGACGTGGAGCAGCTGTTGTTAGTATGCAAACAAG TCTATCTCTGCCACAATGGTTCCTCCTTTGCCGCCAAGCTAGCCGAGCTTACCGACCGGTCGGGCAGCGAGTGTGACCCGATTTTTGCATTTTTCGAGGTGGATTTTAGTGGAGAAGAATCGAACCTGGCTCGTCGAAAAGCCAGTCGTGCCTCGTGGGCAGACAACGCTCCTCCGTCACCGAGCTCCATCCACCGCGCGTTCACATTTTCAACACAGTCCGATGAAGCAAGGGGCTTGTCTCTTTTATCGGGTGTTTCGAACGACATCCAGGCCCAAGAGGGCCCGAATTTGGTCATCCCAATTGCTATTTTGCGTCTTCCTCCTACCGATGCGTTCAGCAACAATGCGGCTACCGGTCCTACCAGTCACCCAGATCCCCCAGGACCTCTCACGGTGGAGTACAAACAGATTGCCCGCTGTCTTGATGCCGGTGCTATGGATGTCTTGACTGCCCCGCTAGATCGGTCGCGGATTCAAGGGCTTGTGGTTCATGCCTACCGTACCCGGAAAGCGGCCCAGAGAGAGATGTCCCGATTTCTCGCACGAAGAAAGCAACGAAAGCTTTCTTGGGTTGGTGTGCATGATGAGCAGCCGTATTCTTATCTAAGAGAAGCCATGGTTTCAAAGCTCATGAAAGGAATTTGCAACCCAGAAGAAGTCATTCATGATGAATTCCAGGAGCTGGATCTCAATCTTGATCCCGCGCGTATCCCTTTCATCAAAGAGCAGGTAGGCAGTTGGAAATTCTGCGCTCATCAGTTTACCGAGGACGAACTGGTCTTTGGCGCTTGTGAGATGATACAGCATGCTTTCACCATGCCAGGACTGGACCCTTGGCGGTTGACCCCCGATGAATTGCAAACCTTCCTTCTCGCTTGCCGCGCCGCGTATAATTCCTTCGTGCTTTACCACAATTTCCGCCATGCGATTGATGTGCTGCAATCCGTCTTTTCCTTCCTACTACAAATTGGTGCGTTGCCTCCATATGAATCCACTGGTCAATCTCCTGTCCCTGAAACTCCCATCACCTCCCTTCTCACGCCATTCGACACCCTTACTCTCCTTATCTCAGCCATTGGTCATGATGTTGGCCACCCAGGCGTCAACAATTTCTTCCTTGTAAAACTCAACGCACCCCTTGCACAGCTCTACAACGACAATTCCGTCTTGGAGGCGTTCCACTGCGCCGCGTTTTCTCAAATTTTGCGTCGGCATTGGCCTGCGGCATTCAAGGACAATCAGCTGCGAAAGCTTCTGATCAGTTCCATCCTGGCCACTGACATGGGCGTGCACCAGAAGTTCATGCAGCGAATGGGCTCCTTCCAAGAACGGTTCTACGAAAACCACCGATCTGTTGATGGCTGGAAGCCACAAGATGTGGACATGTACAAGACTCTTATTTGTGGGTTATTGATTAAATGCGCCGATATCAGCAACGTGGCTCGACCCTGGAAAGTTGCAAAGAAGTGGACGCAGATACTGCAAGAGGAATTCGCCAACCAGGGTGAGATGGAAAGGGAGGTTGGAATGGAAACCGCCCTGTTTGGCGGGCCACCCGAATTAGGCAACATCTACAAATTGGCTACTGGTCAAATTGGATTCATGTCAATTTTTGCCCTGCCGCTCTTCGAAGGCATTTCCGACCTTCTGCCGCAGTTGCATTTCACTACAGACCATATCCGTCGCAATCAGGCACAGTGGCAAGAACTTTCTAACGAGGAGCTGAAGAAGCAAGGTCTTCCGATTGAAAAACGGCCCGAGATCACTGTTTCGCCTCGCTCCCACAGCCCCGAACCCCCTGAAAGGCCGCCCGTCGATTCAGGCGATGGCGCAGCGGATAGAGTCAAATATTCCATGAGTCCAGACTCGGGCGAGTTCAACGAAAACAATCTTGAACCGGTTGTGTCGCCCGATACCGCAGGTCCTCAGATTGAGATCACCGGAAGTCCCCTTGCGCTGGCGACTGCATCTCGGAAGTCTTCTAGCGCCATGCCGGACCTTTCTAGATTCTCTATTCCAGGAATGCCAGAGTCTACCCGTGGGTCTCTTACAACACAGCTACATCACCCTCCTTCAGAAACAAGCCCTGTTACCGATGATCCGGCTCTTCTAGCCGCCGTCTTGTATGCCAACTCCGCCTGCGGTGGTGGTTCTGCTGCAGGACCAGTGGAGCGTAATCATGCGTCTGGGGCTGCCGAGAGACTAAGCAACTCCCGCCAAGGTCTTCCACATGGTTCTCAACGCGGCTCCCAACGTCACCATATGCACAACAGTTCGTCTGCTCGAACGGGCTCAAATCGCAATAGTTGCACACGGACGCAAAGCATCTATAGCAACATCATGTCACCGAGATCTCCTGCAACTAATACCTCGAGCTATTTGGCTGTAGATAGCGGCGATGAAAAGCGAGGCTCTGGGGATAGTGCCGCGCCAAGTGATCTTGGAGGGCTGGACAACAATAGTACACGTCCGAGCACAGCGGACGTGTACCCTTCAAATTTATCGGAGCCCGCAGGCGGTTACAGCCCCGGTCGTAGCTCTATCATCGCTCGCGGTCAAACTCGATCCGCAGATGGTACCGGTAAAGACTTCTCTAGGCTGGGACCTCACGGAACCCGCAGCACGACCCATTCGACGATTACGGGTGAAAGCATCAAAAACGAACCTCCGCCAGTGGATGACTCTCAAGGTACCCGCAGACTTCCTAAGAAGAGGAGTCGGCTTCGACTTGCTTTCTGGAAACGTCGCAACCATTCGCATGAGGTCCGCGGTGAGACCTGA
- a CDS encoding Selenoprotein, Rdx type, with protein sequence MAESTHQSTPLDLTPDNSAKIALANAHLPRISIQFCTQCRWMLRAAYFAQELLSTFSTDLGEVALVPKTGGVFTVTIWHGAVHDGEMKTQEVILWDRKRDGGFPDVKALKSLVRNVIAPNKDLGHTDRALNKERGAQEVKKEEKGESQDKASCEDCQ encoded by the exons ATGGCCGAATCTACACACCAGTCGACCCCATTGGACCTAACCCCTGATAACAGCGCCAAAATCGCACTGGCGAACGCCCATCTCCCCCGCATCTCAATCCAATTCTGCACACAGTGTCGTTGGATGCTCCGTGCTGCATAT TTCGCTCAAGAACTCCTCTCAACTTTCAGCACAGACCTCGGCGAAGTAGCCCTCGTTCCTAAAACTGGTGGCGTGTTCACGGTGACGATATGGCATGGTGCGGTGCATGACGGGGAGATGAAGACGCAGGAGGTCATTTTGTGGGATCGGAAGAGGGATGGAGGGTTCCCTG ACGTCAAAGCGCTCAAGTCCCTTGTGCGGAATGTTATTGCTCCCAATAAGGATTTAGGACATACGGATCGGGCCTTAAATAAGGAGAGGGGTGCGCAGGAGGTAAAGAAAGAGGAGAAGGGGGAGAGTCAGGATAAGGCGAGCTGTGAGGATTGTCAGTGA
- a CDS encoding G-protein complex gamma subunit Ste18/GpgA: MAPYELRSGGDVKNKKQSVADLKYRRLTELNGRLKEDLDRPRVKVSEAALSLINYCNNTRDFMVPSVWGQVDKREDPYAPQQQGGCCTVM, translated from the exons ATGGCTCCCTACGAACTTCGATCCGGGGGCGATGtcaagaacaagaagcagAGTGTTGCCGATTTGAAATATCGTCGACTGACCGAGCTCAATGGTCGTCTAAAGGAGGATCTGGACCGTCCACGGGTCAAGGTCTCCGAGGCAGCTCTCTC TCTCATCAACTACTGCAACAACACTCGCGACTTTATGGTTCCATCCGTATGGGGACAG GTCGACAAGCGCGAAGATCCCTATGCTCCTCAGCAACAGGGAGGTTGCTGCACCGTCATGTAA